From the Cohaesibacter sp. ES.047 genome, the window GTGGCGTCATCGCCCAAATCCGGAGATTATCTGGCAAGGGTAGGTGCGCCTTCCAACGAGAAGCGCGTTGCAGCCCGGTATTGTCTTGCCGATGTGCCGCTCAAGACCTTTCTTGAAGATCTGCTCGTGCCCTATGAAAGCGATGAGGTTTCGCGCCTTATCATCGATGATCATGATGCCGAGGCCTTTCAGCCGGTGTCGCACATGACGGTCGGGGCGTTTCGTGACTGGTTGCTGTCCTATGAGGCGACGCCATCCAAACTCAAGGCACTTGCGCCGGGGCTGACGCCGGAAATGGTGGCGGCGGTTTCCAAGATCATGCGCAATCACGATCTCATTGTTGTGGCTGACAAGATGGAAGTGGTCACCGCGTTCCGAACGACGGTTGGACTCAAGGGTCGTTTATCAAGCCGCCTGCAGCCCAATCATCCGACCGATGATCCTGAAGGGGTTGCTGGGTCGACGCTGGACGGGCTGCTCTACGGGGTGGGGGATGCGGTCATTGGCATCAACCCGGCAACGGACAACCTTGAAGCCTGCACTCGTCTGATGGTGCTGTTTGATCGGTTGCGCGAGAAGTTCGACATCCCCATGCAGTCCTGCGTGCTTACCCACGTCACCACCTCCATTGAGGCGATGGAGAAGGGCGCGCCGCTTGATCTGGTGTTCCAGTCGATTGCTGGCAGCGAGGCGGCGAATGAGGGTTTCGGGGTTGATCTGAAGGTGCTGAAGGAAGGCTATGATGCAGCCCTTGCCATGAAGCGCGGCACTGTGGGCGAGAATGTGATGTATTTCGAGACCGGGCAGGGCAGTGCGCTGTCTGCCAATGCCCATCACGATGTGGATCAGCAAACCATGGAGGCGCGGGCCTACGCGGTTGCACGTCGATATAAGCCCCTGCTGGTCAATACCGTCGTCGGGTTCATTGGGCCAGAGTATCTGTTCGATGCCAAGCAGATCATCAGGGCGGGTCTTGAAGACCACTTTTGCGGCAAACTGCTCGGCGTGCCCATGGGTGTTGATGTCTGTTACACCAACCATGCCGAAGCCGATCAGGACGATATGGATAACCTGATGGTTTTGCTCACCACCGCGGGGGTCAATTTCCTCATTGCGGTTCCGGGTGCGGATGATGTGATGCTCAATTACCAGAGCCTTGCCTACCACGATATTGTCAGTCTCAGGCATCAGTTCAATCGCCCGCCTGCGCCGGAATTCGAGGCGTGGCTGAAGGCTATGGGGATGCTTGACGACAGCGGTCGTCTCGCGCCGATGTCTCTGTCCAGCCCGACGTCCAGCAAATTTCTTTCCTACAAGGTGGCCAAATGAGCGATCTGATTGAGCTTGATCCTTTCCGTCGTTTTCGTGATGTCACCCGCGCCCGCATTGGTCTTGGTCGCACGGGCGATGCCATCCCAACGAAGGCTGTGCTCGACTTTCAGCTGGCTCATGCGCGGGCGCGCGATGCGGTGCATGGGCAGGTGGATTTTGCCGCCATGGCCGCGCGTCTCGCGCCGCTTGAGGTGCTTGAGTTGCGCTCAAGGGCTGGGGATCGCATGACCTATCTGTCACGCCCTGATTTGGGGCGGGAGCTGGATCCGGCGTCGTTGGAAAATGTCTCTGAGGGGCCGTTTGATGTGGCGTTCGTCATTGCGGACGGGCTATCCGCCTCTGCTGTTGAGGCGCATGCCGAGGCCGTTTTGAAAGCCAGTCTGGCGTTGCTTGGCGATGTGTCCGTTGCGCCCATCATTCTTGCTGAGCAGGCGCGCGTTGCCTTTGGTGATGAAGCGGCCGAGGTGCTTGGTGCCAGACTCGTTGTGGTGCTGGTGGGAGAGCGTCCGGGGTTGACGACGCCAAGCAGCCTTGGTGCCTATCTGACGTATGGGCCGCGCAAGGGACGGCTCGATAGCGAGCGCAATTGCATCTCCAATATCCATGATGATGGACTGTCTCACGAGGCGGCTGCACACAAGATCGCGTGGATTGTGTGCGAGGCCCTGCGCCTAAAACTGACCGGTGTTGCGCTTAAGGAAAACTCACCCGAGGCCGGATTGCTGATCGATGGATCGGATTCCGATTAGGTTATATTTTCCAATGCTTTAATTCTCTTTTAGAGCTTTTTCTTGTGTCGAATCCATGCTCTTTGGGACCGCGCTTTTGGGGGTGTGGTCGCGGTGGCGTCTTTTTGGACATCGGAACAAATCTCCTCATCAAGCATTGTTTTACCGAGAGCGACGAGCTTTGAGAGACCTTTTCGGTTTGGCTGTCAGCTCGTTGGAAACAAGTTTGGATTGAAGGAGTATTGATGATGAAACGCGCATTGAAACTGCTGGCCGTTGCTGCCGTTCCGGCCATGTTGATGGGACAGAGTGCTCAGGCCGAGGGCGTCGAGCGAGTCGAGGTTGGTCGGCTTGATTGCGCTGTCAGCAGTGGCGACGGATTCATTTTCCAGTCCACCAAGGATCTGTCCTGTACCTTCCATCCCGCCAATCCCGATGCTGCCGATGAGCCCTATTTTGGCGTCATCAATAAATGGGGCCTCGATATCGGGAAATCGGAGAATGGTGTGATTTCCTGGTTGGTGTTGGCACCGACCAAGGATGACTACCGTCCCGGTGCTCTGGCTGGTGATTATGCCGGTGTGAGCACGCAGGCGACGGTCGGGGCCGGTGTCGGGGCCAATCTGCTACTTGGTGGCTCGAGCGAGACGATTGCCCTGCAGCCGCTGAGTGTTTCGACCCAGACGGGCCTCAACTTCGCACTGGCTGTCAGTCAGATCGAGCTGCGTACGGCTGTTGACTGATAAGCGGACCTAAACCAGCGACACACCCTTGATCGGGGACGATGCAATCGTGAGGACCGGCTTGACCTGTCCCTTCATCGTCCCCAACCCCTTTTCCAAAAGGAGCTCACGCACCATGTACGGTTATAGCCTTCTTGGCCTTCTTATTCTGATCGCCGATATCTACGCCATCATCAAGACCCTGCAGAGCGGGGCAAGCACCGGAGCCAAGTTGCTCTGGGTCCTCGGCATCCTGATCTTCCCGGTTATTGGCGTGATTGTCTGGTATTTTGCTGGCCCCAGTGGCGGGCGCAGCGTTAGGATTTAGTCTTCTCGCTGGTTTCGAGCGGGATGATGATCTCGACTGTCAGGCCGTGATCTTCATAGCGCCGCTCGATTTTACCGTTCAATTCGCCGACGATATTGGCGTCAATCAGTTTGGTCCCGAATCCCTTGTGGGTCGGGGCCTCTATTCTTTCTGCGCTTTTTTCCTCCCATAGGAACGTAAGAAGCCGTTTCTTGCCTTTGATCATTACGTTCCATTTCACCTTCAGCACTTCCTTGGCTGTGGAGACCGCGCTGTATTTCAACGCGTTGGTTGCAAGTTCGTGGAACGTCAGGGCAAGTGCCTGAGAGGTGGTTTCGTCCAGTTCAACTTTCGGCCCCGATATGCGGTTCTTTATGCCATTTTCTCCCAGAACCTGCTCAAGCTCCTTGGCGAGTAGATCTGACAGATCGGCGCGTTGCCAACGGGAGCGCGTGAGAGCATCCTGAGCGTTCGCCATGGCCTGTAGGCGGGCGTTGAAAGACTCGGTGAAGTCATCAATGGTATCCGAGTGGCGGGCTGTCTGGCGGGATATTGCCAGAATGCGGGCAATCGAATTCTTGATGCGATGCTTCATTTCCTGAAGCAGCAGTTCCTTCTCCTTCAAGTTCTTTTCCGTCAACGCATGCATTGCATGTGCTGTCCTGACTGCGCGCAGTTGCGAATGGGTGATCCATGCGAGCATGCCGGCAAGCAGTAGGAACATGACAGCCGAAACGTAGGGCGCCAATGTTTCAAGATCCCACTTGGTGGCCTTGCGTATCCGGACATCCAGAACCCAGGTTCTGCCAGCCACGTCCAGTGAGCGCGTCTGGCTTAAGTCGAGATCGAACAGGGCGTCATCATCGTAGGTGGAGGACTTATAGAGCACGGGTGTGTCTTTTTCGTCGTCTCGGGCGAGGACTGAAACGGGAATGTTCAGTGACTGCTCAAGTGTCTTTTGAAACAGGTCGCCGGCCCTGAATGGTGAGTAGATGAGGCCTCTTGATGGCTTTGTGAAGCTGTATGGCGCGCGCTTTATGTCAGCATTCTGATCCTTGATATAGGGAAGATAAAGCAGGAAGCCTGCCTGCTTTTTAGTTGAGATTTCCTGGACCAGTTCAACCGGAGCCGACGCGGTGACATTCTTGCTGGCAAAGGCCTTGCGAATGGCGTTGCGCCTGACCTCATCGGAAAACATGTCATAGGCGATGGCAGCTTTATTGCGCACATCCATCGGTTCGAGCAATACGATCGGCGTGCGATAATCCTGATCTGTTTCGGGCCAGACGGCAACGTCCACATCATAATAGAGCTGAAGTATGGTGTTCAGGGAGTCTTCGTGTCTGGTTTCGATCCATTCGGCAAAGCCTATGCCCTGAAGGCCTGGATATCGCTCGTTTATGTCGAGGCCCTGAACGATCTGGTGAAAGCGCTTTGCGTTGATTCGACTGGGGCTGGCCTGAAAAAAGGCATTTGTTGCCCTCATCAGCGCGACGCATTCATCAAGCCGTGTCGAGATCTGATTGACGGTTTGGTCTGCGTAGTCCTTTGCTCTGAGATCTTGGTTGGTTTTGGCGCCATTGTGAAGCGTGAGGGTTACGCCTGATCCAATAATCAGGATCGTCGAAAAAACGATGGGGGCAATCAGTCTGTGCATGTTTTGGTTTTTTTATCCAGTTCTGGGCGTAGATTTTCGACGCCTTACCAGATGAAGGATTATAAAACCAGTTTCCCATGGATACATACTAAATTTTGATTTATGGGGCTTTTATCCAAGCAAAAGTGGTACGTATAAGTCCTGTTTTGCGTATCCATACGGTTAAATGATCGTAGATTGTACCTAGGCTTTGCTGCCAAACGTTTTGTGTTTCTTTTAAGGAACCAATCTGTTTGAGAGACGTTTACAGTATGAAGGGGAGAAAAAGACCCCATTGAATAAGTTTAACTCCAAGAAAGGGAGACTAATCATGAATTGGAATCAGGTCGAAGGCAACTGGGAACAGTTTAAAGGCAAGGTTCAGGAACAATGGGGCGAGCTGACCAATGATGATGTGGATGTCATTGCTGGTAACCGCAAACAGCTGGCTGGCAAGATTCAGGAGCGTTATGGCAAAGCCGAAGATGAAGCTGAACGCGAGATCGACAGCTGGATCGCCCGTCACTGACGGCCATGTCTTTAAAGACTTTTAAAAAGCGGAGCCCTCTTCGGGGCTTCGTTTTTTTGTGTCCTGTTTCTTGGGGGCTCTGTATTTTCGTTGCCTCGCCTGTTTCCTCCCTTTGCGCTTTGGCCGTGATCCGGCTCAGCCAATCGGGGGGCGGCGGGTAGGCATACAAAAAAAGCGGCTCTGCAATGATGCAGAACCGCTTTTTGTGAGAGCGATGGCCTTGGGGGCTGTCGTTCAATTTGTCTTATCGACCTCTGAGCAGATGAGCGAAGAGTGAAAGGACAAGAAAGGCCAAGAACAGGAAGAATAGAATTTGAGCTATCCCTGCTGATGCGCCTGCAATCCCACCGAATCCGAGTACACCTGCGATAAGGGCGATGATAAAGAATACCAAAGCATAATAAAGCATGTCGTTTCTCCTTTTCATGTGTCTGTATAACGCGAGGAAAGGAGAGTTGGTTCCACTCTTTATTATTTAAATTTGGTCGTTGTTCGTGCTGTCAAAAAAGAGAGCCTGACTGATCAGTGCTTTCACCATGTCAGCGTTGAATGGTTTGGTGACGAGGAACGTTGGTTCGGGGCGTTCGCCGGTCAACAGGCGTTCTGGAAAGGCCGTGATGAAGATCACCGGGATATCGCTGTCCGAAAGGATGTCGTTGACAGCATCGATGCCTGAAGACCCATCGGCGAGCTGAATGTCGGCAAGAACCATTTTCGGCTTGTCGCTGTTGTAGAGCTCGATTGCTTCGGTGTGGGTGCGGGCGATGCCGGTGACCCGATGGCCAAGGCTTTCGACCATTTGTTCGATGTCCATGGCGATCAGAGGCTCGTCCTCGA encodes:
- a CDS encoding PLD nuclease N-terminal domain-containing protein, yielding MYGYSLLGLLILIADIYAIIKTLQSGASTGAKLLWVLGILIFPVIGVIVWYFAGPSGGRSVRI
- the eutC gene encoding ethanolamine ammonia-lyase subunit EutC, which codes for MSDLIELDPFRRFRDVTRARIGLGRTGDAIPTKAVLDFQLAHARARDAVHGQVDFAAMAARLAPLEVLELRSRAGDRMTYLSRPDLGRELDPASLENVSEGPFDVAFVIADGLSASAVEAHAEAVLKASLALLGDVSVAPIILAEQARVAFGDEAAEVLGARLVVVLVGERPGLTTPSSLGAYLTYGPRKGRLDSERNCISNIHDDGLSHEAAAHKIAWIVCEALRLKLTGVALKENSPEAGLLIDGSDSD
- a CDS encoding DUF1328 domain-containing protein is translated as MLYYALVFFIIALIAGVLGFGGIAGASAGIAQILFFLFLAFLVLSLFAHLLRGR
- a CDS encoding CsbD family protein produces the protein MNWNQVEGNWEQFKGKVQEQWGELTNDDVDVIAGNRKQLAGKIQERYGKAEDEAEREIDSWIARH
- a CDS encoding ethanolamine ammonia-lyase subunit EutB, translated to MVQYAITLGGERHLFPDLKSLMAVASSPKSGDYLARVGAPSNEKRVAARYCLADVPLKTFLEDLLVPYESDEVSRLIIDDHDAEAFQPVSHMTVGAFRDWLLSYEATPSKLKALAPGLTPEMVAAVSKIMRNHDLIVVADKMEVVTAFRTTVGLKGRLSSRLQPNHPTDDPEGVAGSTLDGLLYGVGDAVIGINPATDNLEACTRLMVLFDRLREKFDIPMQSCVLTHVTTSIEAMEKGAPLDLVFQSIAGSEAANEGFGVDLKVLKEGYDAALAMKRGTVGENVMYFETGQGSALSANAHHDVDQQTMEARAYAVARRYKPLLVNTVVGFIGPEYLFDAKQIIRAGLEDHFCGKLLGVPMGVDVCYTNHAEADQDDMDNLMVLLTTAGVNFLIAVPGADDVMLNYQSLAYHDIVSLRHQFNRPPAPEFEAWLKAMGMLDDSGRLAPMSLSSPTSSKFLSYKVAK
- a CDS encoding DUF992 domain-containing protein, whose amino-acid sequence is MKRALKLLAVAAVPAMLMGQSAQAEGVERVEVGRLDCAVSSGDGFIFQSTKDLSCTFHPANPDAADEPYFGVINKWGLDIGKSENGVISWLVLAPTKDDYRPGALAGDYAGVSTQATVGAGVGANLLLGGSSETIALQPLSVSTQTGLNFALAVSQIELRTAVD
- a CDS encoding CHASE domain-containing protein; this encodes MHRLIAPIVFSTILIIGSGVTLTLHNGAKTNQDLRAKDYADQTVNQISTRLDECVALMRATNAFFQASPSRINAKRFHQIVQGLDINERYPGLQGIGFAEWIETRHEDSLNTILQLYYDVDVAVWPETDQDYRTPIVLLEPMDVRNKAAIAYDMFSDEVRRNAIRKAFASKNVTASAPVELVQEISTKKQAGFLLYLPYIKDQNADIKRAPYSFTKPSRGLIYSPFRAGDLFQKTLEQSLNIPVSVLARDDEKDTPVLYKSSTYDDDALFDLDLSQTRSLDVAGRTWVLDVRIRKATKWDLETLAPYVSAVMFLLLAGMLAWITHSQLRAVRTAHAMHALTEKNLKEKELLLQEMKHRIKNSIARILAISRQTARHSDTIDDFTESFNARLQAMANAQDALTRSRWQRADLSDLLAKELEQVLGENGIKNRISGPKVELDETTSQALALTFHELATNALKYSAVSTAKEVLKVKWNVMIKGKKRLLTFLWEEKSAERIEAPTHKGFGTKLIDANIVGELNGKIERRYEDHGLTVEIIIPLETSEKTKS